The DNA region TTTTTCTCTCACACTCTTACTTCTACATGAACCCATAAATTGTCGGCAACGACTCCAACTCATATCTAGTTGCCAAACCCGATATCGCTAGCATTCTTTGTGTTCTTTTTCTGGTGCAGAAGAAATAAAAAGGgaagagagggggagagagagagagagagagagagagagagaggtgagagagagagagaggtgagcgGATGGTGGATGGGTGGGGCGGGATGGGCGTGACAGTGGACGGAAGAATCTCatcctctttctttctttttctaattaatttttgaaaataaatataggGATAAAATGGGTATGTTAATAAAATCATTAACCCTAACTGTTATTTAAAGAATACTGGTACAGGTGTCAAACATTTATTAGTGGAGAACTCCATGTAAGTATATGTGCGGGATACCtagaaaaatttctccttgTTATTCAGCTTTAGAAatagaggtattcatcaattcacCCCTGAACTTGTGACCATTGGCCgattcccccctcaactttaattttggccaatttcccccctcaactctcataattagtcaatttcccccctcaactttaatttgaccaatttcccccctcaactctcataattagtcaatttgcaccatactgttaatttttttttaattttccatctattttttttttctttcaatctttctaataacttccaacaaagtactaaaattaacataaactcacctgcataatatagggtaaaatgtacaaaaacataatacaattagtatgtgatatgggttgattataagaaaaagttatgaatcgggtttaaagcatgtagaagaagaaataataatcctaaactcatggatcagacctatttcaataaaatgggTTATTCTTAATAAGGAGTCGAAAATTATGAATTAATTAGCCATTTTTGCACTAAAGCTCGATTCTCCGCAATTTACTTGAATTTAGCTCtcacttttataaagaaaattgtattcacatacaaaaatgtacacatcaatccgtttcgttatcaattttgtatagtaaaaaatcaaataaaattactccatactgatttattatgactaataatactatctatgataaattgtaaaattctaaattttaatctatttgtaataggataaagacataggaaaatgattaacatacatcttatttagtttcttacacacacttgtttaattataattaaattaaaaaattaacagtagggtgcaaattgactaattatgagaattgaggggggaaattgaccaATAATCACAAGTTCAGGAGGGAAATTGATGACTACCTCTTAGAAATATACTAGTTTCATGCTATAACACTGATGACTTGAAACAAAATTATATGCATTAATTCAAATCGCAAACTAACATCAACGAATACAACGATTAATCATGCAGTACATGCCGGCATATGAATCAACAGAAGTAGGTTATAGAGGAGAATTCAACTTGTTCTTGAACTGAGAACCACCGCCGCCACCGCTTCTTTCAATCTCTCCCTTTGGTGTAAAGGCTGTTTCTCAGGTGGCGTCTACGGAGTCATCTGATTGTGTTGCGGTTCCGGTGCTAGCGAAGATGAGTGGGGAAACCATGTCTTCGCCGTTCGAGTTTAGGTCGGCATCTCCTGAACCGTCTCGCGCAGGAAAGCGTGTCAGATCAACCGATGGCCTTGGTTTGGCTGCTGAGAAGGACATGGGTAAGCTTTCAATTGACCCAAAGATGAGTTTCAGGGATAAGGTGATGAAGTCAACTAGGAAATTGGGATCTGTGGCGGTTCCTGAATTAGATGAGGAGTCAGAGCTTTCTGACGAAGATGTTGCCTTTTCCATAGGTGAAAAAGGTCCTAGTGTTCTATTCTCTGAGAAGGCTACTGGAAATTTTTGCAAAAAATGGAATGGTGTTCTGATTATTAAGCTATTGGGTAGATCCCATTCCGATAACTTTTTACGTACCAGACAAAATCAAAAGTGGAGGCTCAAAGGAGATTTGCAACTCATTGACTTGGATAATGATTACTATTTGTGAAATTTGACTTGGAGGAGGATTATATGTTTGTCTTAACTGGAGGTCCTTGGATTATTGCGGGTCAATATTTGATAATTCAAATGTGGAGGCCTGATTTCATTCCATCTGTTGAAGTTGTGAAACGAATGGCAGTATGGGTTAGAATTTGCGGAGTTCCAATTGAATGTTTTAATGTATGGGCTATGAGGAAAATTGGTGGTGTGTTGAGGAAGTTGTTGAAAATTGATATCAATACTAATTCTCATGCCAGAGGTAAATTTGCAAGAATTTGTGTGGAGATTGATCTTACAAATCCATTGGAGGCTTTCATTCAAATCAATAATAGTTGGTACAATTTGGAATACGAGGGTATGCGGGAAATCTGCTTTATTTGTGGCCACTATGGTCATAAGAGGGAAAGTTGTACTTGGAGTGTTGATTCTGGGACTGAGAAACAAAATGTTGTTGATTCTAATAATGATGTTGAGAAACAAAATGTTGTTGATTCTAATCATGATGCTAACACTACCATGGAACAAGATGAGATTGTCAAGGAAGTTCCTATTGAGAATTCTGCCATTCTTGGGTCTTGGATGCAAGTTAAGCCAAGGGGTAGACCAAGGAAGGCAAACACTAAGGAAGAAGTCTCAGCTACTGCCGAGAAAAATGTTGGTTCCAGGTTTGATATTTTGAATGTACAACCTGAAAATTCGGACGATACAGGTCCATTCACTCTAATATTGGTGGACATGTTGTCAGCACTCATAAAGTTACAGCGGAGAGAAAATTTGGGCTAATAAGAAGAATAATGGTTCAAAGTCTAGGGATGCGCTTCCTGATATTTCCAATGGTTCTAGCTTGAAAATGAGAGAATTTGGGgcttgttataaataggcaaaagtagAGAAATAACCTTTGCTAAGGGCGAGAATGAAGTGAtgcaaaatatcacactaaCAAAAGTATTACAGATATTAGAAAATGAGGGATACTGAAAGTATtatatttcttcttttctctttctgaTGTTTGTCACACTTTGAACAACCCGaaatgctctatttatagagccacCTCAACGAAAACTTACAAAATTTACTATTAGTATGTGAAacattactatacacatgtgggcaaacatacccactatttacaacacttccccttggatgcccacatatcagtatcagttgcctcgttaaaaccttgcttggaaaacccaatgggaaaaaaccatagcgaaggaaaaagagtacaactttacccggatggtgttgagcatgcttatgttgcctcgttaaaaccttgataggaaaaacccagtgggaaaaatcctaattgaaggaaaaagagtacaacatgcatgtatcatggatgctccccctgaattgtatctccccctaattccgcattcttcaaatttgtaagccgacgtaatccgattccctgcaccaacttctgaaatgtgcactttggtagagatttggtgaacaagtctgctaaattttcattggaacggatttgtctgacttcaataaatttacccttctgaagctcatgtgcactgaaaaatcttggagatatgtgtttagtcttatcacccTTAATGAATCCTTCGTTCATCTGGGCgacacaggctgcattatcttcatggatgacagttggagtgttgtttttgaaggtagaccacatgaatttcgggtgtgatggatcattgatcttaacaaaaaacattcacgacttgcttcatgtaaagcaattatttccgagtgattggaagatgtagcaactagcgTTTGTTTTGTTGatcgccatgaaattgcagtatctccattagtgaacacatatccattttgtgagcgggctttatgcgaatcggagagaaaaccagcatctgcgtatCCAACAAGGATCTGTTCATTTGTGCActtgtctgagtagaagagacccatatctGTTGTCCCATGAAGGTATCGTAGAatatctttgactcccttccaatgacgaattgttggagcagagctatacctagctaacaagttaactgaaaaagctatatttGGTCTAGTACATTGCGCTAAaaacaataaagcacctattgcgctcaaatatggtacttctggaccaaggaccagttcatcatcttattttggacggaatggatctttcttaatgtccaaagaatgaacgaccattggggtgctaagtggataagccttg from Malus domestica chromosome 01, GDT2T_hap1 includes:
- the LOC139197345 gene encoding uncharacterized protein, producing the protein MWRPDFIPSVEVVKRMAVWVRICGVPIECFNVWAMRKIGGVLRKLLKIDINTNSHARGKFARICVEIDLTNPLEAFIQINNSWYNLEYEGMREICFICGHYGHKRESCTWSVDSGTEKQNVVDSNNDVEKQNVVDSNHDANTTMEQDEIVKEVPIENSAILGSWMQVKPRGRPRKANTKEEVSATAEKNVGSRFDILNVQPENSDDTGPFTLILVDMLSALIKLQRRENLG